The window ATACCTGAGTACTCTCCAAAGAGAAATGTATTGTCAAGGCCGAGAAGTGAGGCGAGGCGGGCGTTATTACCCAGTGATGGATGGACATCAAGGGGGAGATGAGCGGCGTACAGCGATATTCCATTGATGAGAAGGAGTTTTATCCGTTTCGCCATGATTCCCGTTATAGTCTCGTTCCTGTTCCAGAAGAGGCCGTGATGGACTATCAATAGCTGCGCTCCCAGGTTTTTGCTCTTTCTTATCGCTTCTTCGCACGCGTCGACGGCCAGCGCGACCCGGCGGACCTCCGGCGACCCCTCTACCTGAAGTCCGTTCAGCGAGGAATCCGCCCTGAAGGACGCGATGTCCAGAGTCTCATCGAGAAGCCCCGTGATTTTACTCAACTTCAACTGTATTCTCCCTTTTGTCTTCGATCCCTTTTTGTTCAAGCTCCATCAGGTATCTTTCCTCAAGTCCGGCAAGGTCCTTTCGTCCCGGCATCCTCAGGGCGACCCCTCCCACGTCCGACGCCCTGGTCAGAAGCTTGCCGTTGGTGAATCTGACTTCTATTTCGGTCAGTGATATCCTGTGCAACCCGGTGTCAACGACGAGAGTGGACCCCGTGCGTTGTTGAAACGTTCCGTCATGGCCTCTGTGACCGTTTATTACGATATCGATCCCCGGAACAGTCTCCGCTAGCCTGACGCTCTTTTCCCATCCGAGGTGGCTGATCGCGATAATGAGATCGCATTTTTTTCCCCTGAGTCTCGATACAGCTTCAAGGGCGGTGACTGCCGGTTCCTTTATATTGTAGTTATCGAGTTCGGCGTTTTCTATCATATCGAAGAACGACCGGTCGGTCAGGCTGAAGATCCCGGT of the Candidatus Krumholzibacteriota bacterium genome contains:
- a CDS encoding Nif3-like dinuclear metal center hexameric protein: MKLSKITGLLDETLDIASFRADSSLNGLQVEGSPEVRRVALAVDACEEAIRKSKNLGAQLLIVHHGLFWNRNETITGIMAKRIKLLLINGISLYAAHLPLDVHPSLGNNARLASLLGLDNTFLFGEYSGIEIGRCGVLPEAVSPKSFSARVRKVLQAPVSSLLFGKSRIRKVGIVSGGGASLTSAAARSGCDALLTGETSHSAYHVARENRINLFCAGHYATETQGVRAVGSFLEERLGLDTKFIDLPTGL